Proteins encoded together in one Myxocyprinus asiaticus isolate MX2 ecotype Aquarium Trade chromosome 9, UBuf_Myxa_2, whole genome shotgun sequence window:
- the h6pd gene encoding GDH/6PGL endoplasmic bifunctional protein isoform X2 — protein MLWIRWELLLMAIIFWQRGQTDMNETKQSLGHVSVVIVGGTGDLARKYLWQGFFQLYADQVGKGYTFSFYGGGLSPAGKGTEVLFGILKELTCPSELSAERCALVKEQFLHLAQYHQLKTSEDYEKLIQLIKLQIEQEGMVEAGRLFYLSVPAFSYADIADKINNTCRPSHNAWLRVVLEKPFGHDFGSAQFLSKQLSGRLNEEEMYRIDHYLGKQVVSKILPFRKENKKLLDPIWNKHHIERIEIVLKETLDAKGRIQFYDQYGVIRDVLQNHLTEVMTLMLMNLPANLSNSAEILQNKLNFLASLQYIDRSNAVIGQYQAYNGEVQKELNKTKDYFSLTPTFAGVVIHVDNAQFEGIPIFMTSGKALDERVSYARVLFRRDTFCVQDPNNVQCKSKQIIFFLGHGNLQYPAILVSKNLFKPDLVSSNWKEITEYKDVNVLGLPLNDYYIQSPIVPREAYCELISHVFIGRKDSFISSEGLLASWAFWTPLLDSLAQVFPRLYPGGVANGNLLNFQLRGHQVTFSHEAVVNVIKTGLEENFQVMQGKFRSSDMVSAWAQELVERLASDLLLAAEKAIHEEGQFHLALSGGSSPVALLRSLALNLYTFPWRNTHIWQVDERCVPHTESGSNFQSIHNLLLQHIRIPYFNIHPMPVHLNQRLCVEEDGGPILYEKEINQFVNASRFHYILLGVGHDGHTASLFQDTKLDSHGEQLVTLTESPIKPHQRMSLTFTAINRAQKVGVLVMGKSKHELVTQLSRIKGESTKYPITKVQPKSGTLIWYLDYDALLG, from the exons ATGCTGTGGATACGATGGGAGCTGCTGCTAATGGCCATCATATTCTGGCAGAGAGGCCAGACAGATATGAATGAGACCAAGCAGAGTCTTGGGCATGTGTCTGTGGTAATTGTGGGTGGAACTGGTGACTTGGCCAGGAAGTACCTGTGGCAGGGCTTTTTCCAGCTCTACGCTGACCAGGTAGGCAAAGGATACACCTTCTCATTTTATGGTGGGGGCCTTTCGCCTGCTGGGAAGGGCACCGAAGTGCTGTTTGGGATCTTGAAGGAGCTGACTTGCCCTTCGGAGCTTTCTGCAGAGCGCTGTGCATTGGTTAAAGAGCAGTTCCTGCATCTGGCCCAGTATCATCAGCTGAAGACTTCTGAGGACTATGAGAAGCTCATCCAGCTGATCAAACTGCAGATAGAACAGGAAGGTATGGTGGAAGCAGGGAGGCTCTTCTACTTGTCTGTACCAGCTTTCTCATATGCAGACATTGCTGACAAGATCAACAACACTTGCCGTCCCTCACACAACGCATGGCTAAGGGTGGTACTGGAGAAGCCATTTGGACATGATTTTGGTAGTGCCCAGTTCCTTTCAAAACAACTGTCAGGCAGGCTTAATGAGGAGGAGATGTACAGGATTGACCACTATTTAGGCAAGCAG GTTGTGTCTAAAATATTGCCATTTAGGAAAGAGAATAAGAAACTTCTGGACCCCATCTGGAACAAGCACCATATTGAAAGAATAGAAATTGTATTAAAGGAAACTTTGGATGCCAAAG GGCGGATTCAGTTTTATGATCAATATGGGGTCATCAGGGATGTTCTCCAGAACCACCTTACGGAAGTCATGACCCTTATGTTGATGAACCTTCCTGCAAACCTATCCAACAGTGCAGAGAtactacaaaacaaactcaattTCTTGGCTTCCCTTCAGTACATTGATAGAAGCAATGCAGTTATTGGTCAGTACCAAGCTTACAATGGAGAAGTTCAGAAAGAGCTTAATAAAACAAAGGATTACTTCAGCCTTACTCCCACATTCGCTG GTGTGGTCATTCATGTCGACAATGCACAGTTTGAGGGCATCCCCATTTTTATGACCTCAGGCAAGGCACTTGATGAACGTGTTAGTTATGCTCGTGTTCTCTTCAGAAGGGACACATTTTGCGTCCAGGATCCCAACAATGTTCAGTGCAAATCCAAACAGATTATATTTTTTCTGGGTCATGGGAACCTTCAGTACCCAGCGATTCTTGTCAGCAAGAATCTCTTCAAACCTGACCTGGTGAGCAGCAATTGGAAAGAGATCACAGAGTACAAAGATGTGAATGTGCTGGGGTTACCACTCAATGATTATTACATCCAGTCACCAATTGTACCCAGAGAGGCTTATTGCGAGCTGATCTCGCATGTCTTCATTGGACGCAAGGACAGCTTTATTAGTTCAGAGGGACTCCTTGCTTCCTGGGCATTCTGGACTCCACTCCTTGACAGCTTGGCTCAGGTCTTTCCTCGGCTATACCCTGGTGGTGTAGCCAATGGCAACCTGCTGAACTTTCAACTGCGTGGCCATCAGGTCACATTTAGCCATGAAGCAGTGGTCAATGTGATCAAGACAGGTTTGGAGGAGAACTTCCAGGTGATGCAAGGGAAGTTCCGTAGTTCTGATATGGTGTCTGCATGGGCACAGGAACTGGTGGAACGCTTGGCCTCTGATCTTTTGCTGGCCGCTGAGAAGGCCATTCATGAAGAAGGTCAGTTTCACCTGGCGTTGTCTGGTGGCTCCAGCCCAGTGGCACTACTCCGTTCACTTGCCCTGAACCTCTACACTTTTCCATGGCGCAACACTCACATATGGCAAGTGGACGAGCGATGTGTCCCACACACAGAGTCAGGCTCCAACTTCCAGTCCATTCACAATCTCCTGCTTCAGCATATTCGCATACCCTACTTTAACATCCACCCCATGCCAGTGCACCTTAACCAGCGGTTATGTGTGGAGGAGGATGGTGGTCCTATTCTATATGAGAAAGAAATCAATCAATTTGTCAATGCCTCTAGGTTCCATTACATCCTGCTAGGTGTGGGTCATGATGGCCACACTGCCTCGCTGTTCCAGGACACCAAGTTGGACAGCCATGGAGAACAACTGGTAACTCTAACAGAAAGCCCAATTAAACCTCACCAGAGGATGAGTCTCACTTTCACAGCCATCAATAGAGCTCAAAAGGTAGGTGTTTTAGTTATGGGAAAAAGCAAGCATGAACTTGTCACTCAGCTCAGCCGAATCAAGGGGGAATCAACCAAGTATCCCATAACCAAAGTACAGCCAAAGAGTGGTACTCTAATATGGTATTTAGACTATGATGCATTATTAGGTTAG
- the h6pd gene encoding GDH/6PGL endoplasmic bifunctional protein isoform X1, translated as MRKVLGKTMLWIRWELLLMAIIFWQRGQTDMNETKQSLGHVSVVIVGGTGDLARKYLWQGFFQLYADQVGKGYTFSFYGGGLSPAGKGTEVLFGILKELTCPSELSAERCALVKEQFLHLAQYHQLKTSEDYEKLIQLIKLQIEQEGMVEAGRLFYLSVPAFSYADIADKINNTCRPSHNAWLRVVLEKPFGHDFGSAQFLSKQLSGRLNEEEMYRIDHYLGKQVVSKILPFRKENKKLLDPIWNKHHIERIEIVLKETLDAKGRIQFYDQYGVIRDVLQNHLTEVMTLMLMNLPANLSNSAEILQNKLNFLASLQYIDRSNAVIGQYQAYNGEVQKELNKTKDYFSLTPTFAGVVIHVDNAQFEGIPIFMTSGKALDERVSYARVLFRRDTFCVQDPNNVQCKSKQIIFFLGHGNLQYPAILVSKNLFKPDLVSSNWKEITEYKDVNVLGLPLNDYYIQSPIVPREAYCELISHVFIGRKDSFISSEGLLASWAFWTPLLDSLAQVFPRLYPGGVANGNLLNFQLRGHQVTFSHEAVVNVIKTGLEENFQVMQGKFRSSDMVSAWAQELVERLASDLLLAAEKAIHEEGQFHLALSGGSSPVALLRSLALNLYTFPWRNTHIWQVDERCVPHTESGSNFQSIHNLLLQHIRIPYFNIHPMPVHLNQRLCVEEDGGPILYEKEINQFVNASRFHYILLGVGHDGHTASLFQDTKLDSHGEQLVTLTESPIKPHQRMSLTFTAINRAQKVGVLVMGKSKHELVTQLSRIKGESTKYPITKVQPKSGTLIWYLDYDALLG; from the exons atga ggaAGGTGCTTGGCAAAACAATGCTGTGGATACGATGGGAGCTGCTGCTAATGGCCATCATATTCTGGCAGAGAGGCCAGACAGATATGAATGAGACCAAGCAGAGTCTTGGGCATGTGTCTGTGGTAATTGTGGGTGGAACTGGTGACTTGGCCAGGAAGTACCTGTGGCAGGGCTTTTTCCAGCTCTACGCTGACCAGGTAGGCAAAGGATACACCTTCTCATTTTATGGTGGGGGCCTTTCGCCTGCTGGGAAGGGCACCGAAGTGCTGTTTGGGATCTTGAAGGAGCTGACTTGCCCTTCGGAGCTTTCTGCAGAGCGCTGTGCATTGGTTAAAGAGCAGTTCCTGCATCTGGCCCAGTATCATCAGCTGAAGACTTCTGAGGACTATGAGAAGCTCATCCAGCTGATCAAACTGCAGATAGAACAGGAAGGTATGGTGGAAGCAGGGAGGCTCTTCTACTTGTCTGTACCAGCTTTCTCATATGCAGACATTGCTGACAAGATCAACAACACTTGCCGTCCCTCACACAACGCATGGCTAAGGGTGGTACTGGAGAAGCCATTTGGACATGATTTTGGTAGTGCCCAGTTCCTTTCAAAACAACTGTCAGGCAGGCTTAATGAGGAGGAGATGTACAGGATTGACCACTATTTAGGCAAGCAG GTTGTGTCTAAAATATTGCCATTTAGGAAAGAGAATAAGAAACTTCTGGACCCCATCTGGAACAAGCACCATATTGAAAGAATAGAAATTGTATTAAAGGAAACTTTGGATGCCAAAG GGCGGATTCAGTTTTATGATCAATATGGGGTCATCAGGGATGTTCTCCAGAACCACCTTACGGAAGTCATGACCCTTATGTTGATGAACCTTCCTGCAAACCTATCCAACAGTGCAGAGAtactacaaaacaaactcaattTCTTGGCTTCCCTTCAGTACATTGATAGAAGCAATGCAGTTATTGGTCAGTACCAAGCTTACAATGGAGAAGTTCAGAAAGAGCTTAATAAAACAAAGGATTACTTCAGCCTTACTCCCACATTCGCTG GTGTGGTCATTCATGTCGACAATGCACAGTTTGAGGGCATCCCCATTTTTATGACCTCAGGCAAGGCACTTGATGAACGTGTTAGTTATGCTCGTGTTCTCTTCAGAAGGGACACATTTTGCGTCCAGGATCCCAACAATGTTCAGTGCAAATCCAAACAGATTATATTTTTTCTGGGTCATGGGAACCTTCAGTACCCAGCGATTCTTGTCAGCAAGAATCTCTTCAAACCTGACCTGGTGAGCAGCAATTGGAAAGAGATCACAGAGTACAAAGATGTGAATGTGCTGGGGTTACCACTCAATGATTATTACATCCAGTCACCAATTGTACCCAGAGAGGCTTATTGCGAGCTGATCTCGCATGTCTTCATTGGACGCAAGGACAGCTTTATTAGTTCAGAGGGACTCCTTGCTTCCTGGGCATTCTGGACTCCACTCCTTGACAGCTTGGCTCAGGTCTTTCCTCGGCTATACCCTGGTGGTGTAGCCAATGGCAACCTGCTGAACTTTCAACTGCGTGGCCATCAGGTCACATTTAGCCATGAAGCAGTGGTCAATGTGATCAAGACAGGTTTGGAGGAGAACTTCCAGGTGATGCAAGGGAAGTTCCGTAGTTCTGATATGGTGTCTGCATGGGCACAGGAACTGGTGGAACGCTTGGCCTCTGATCTTTTGCTGGCCGCTGAGAAGGCCATTCATGAAGAAGGTCAGTTTCACCTGGCGTTGTCTGGTGGCTCCAGCCCAGTGGCACTACTCCGTTCACTTGCCCTGAACCTCTACACTTTTCCATGGCGCAACACTCACATATGGCAAGTGGACGAGCGATGTGTCCCACACACAGAGTCAGGCTCCAACTTCCAGTCCATTCACAATCTCCTGCTTCAGCATATTCGCATACCCTACTTTAACATCCACCCCATGCCAGTGCACCTTAACCAGCGGTTATGTGTGGAGGAGGATGGTGGTCCTATTCTATATGAGAAAGAAATCAATCAATTTGTCAATGCCTCTAGGTTCCATTACATCCTGCTAGGTGTGGGTCATGATGGCCACACTGCCTCGCTGTTCCAGGACACCAAGTTGGACAGCCATGGAGAACAACTGGTAACTCTAACAGAAAGCCCAATTAAACCTCACCAGAGGATGAGTCTCACTTTCACAGCCATCAATAGAGCTCAAAAGGTAGGTGTTTTAGTTATGGGAAAAAGCAAGCATGAACTTGTCACTCAGCTCAGCCGAATCAAGGGGGAATCAACCAAGTATCCCATAACCAAAGTACAGCCAAAGAGTGGTACTCTAATATGGTATTTAGACTATGATGCATTATTAGGTTAG